Within Halorubrum lacusprofundi ATCC 49239, the genomic segment ACTAACGACGGACTTCTTGGACCGAGCACGGCGCCACTACGCCGACGAGGAGGCCGTCCTCGCCACTGACGGGACGCGGTACACCTACGCCGAGCTGGGCGAGCGCGCGGACCGCTTCTCCGCCGTGCTTCAAGAGTGCGGGATCGAGAAGGGCGACCGGGTTGCGGTGTTGGACCCGAACACTCACTACCACCTAGAAGCCGCCTACGGCGCCATGCAGATCGGCGCAGTTCACACTCCACTAAACTACCGGCTCACGCCCGACGACTTCTCGTACATGCTCTCCGACGCTGGCGTCGACGCTATCTACGCCGACGCCGAATACGCCGCGAACGTCGAGGCGATTCGCGAGGAGGTGCCAACCGAGACGTTCCTCACGAACGACGCCGACGCGATCGAGGGTGATTGGGAGTCGTTCGACGAGGCGCTCGCCGACGCGAATCCCGACGCCTACGAGCGCCCGGAGATGGATGAAGACGACGTGATCACCATCAACTACACCTCCGGGACCACGGGCGATCCGAAAGGGGTCTGTCGCACGCACCGCGCGGAGACGCTCCACGCCTACCTGATCACCATCCACCAGGAGATCACCGACGACGACGTGTACCTCTGGACGCTGCCGATGTTTCACGTCAACGGCTGGGGACACATCTACGCGATCACGGGGATGGGCGCCCGTCACATCTGTACCCGCGGCGTCGACGTCGAGGCCGTGTTCGACCGGATCCGCGCCGAGGACGTGTCGTACTTCTGTGCGGCGCCGACCGTGCTCAACATGCTCGGCGACCACTACGCCGACCACGGCGGCGCGACGACCGGCGACAACGACGTGCGGGCAGCCACCGCGGGCGCGGCGCCGCCGGAGGCAACGATCCGCACCGTTGAGGAAGAGTTCGGCTGGGATCTCAAACACGTGTACGGCGCGACCGAGACGGGGCCGCTCGTGACGACATCGGATGCCAAGCGTCACTTTGACGCCGACTCGGACGACCGGTTCGCGGTCAAGAAGACACAGGGGATCGGCTACCTCGGTACCGACGTGCGCGTCGTCGACGAAAACGGCGAGGACGTGGCTCCCGACGGCGAGACGATCGGCGAAATCGTTGTTCGGGGCAATCAGGTAATGGACCGCTACTGGAACAAGCCCGATGCCACCGAAGAGGCGTTCTCAGAGCGGCTGGAGGGATACTACCATATGGGAGATCTGGCCGTCGTCGACGAGGACGGCTTCGTCTCGATCCAAGATCGAAAAAAGGACATTATCATCTCTGGCGGGGAGAACATCTCCTCGATCGAGTTAGAGGACACCCTCTTCGAGCACGATGTCGTCTCAGACGTGGCCGTTATCCCCGCTCCCGACGAGCGGTGGGGCGAGACCCCGAAGGCGTTCGTGGTCCCGGAGAGCGGCGACCCGGACGACGCGGGTGCGACACCGGAGGAGCTCAAGGCGTTCGTTCGAGAGCGCGTCGCTGACTACAAGACTCCGGGCGAGGTGGAGTTCGTCGCTGAACTTCCGACGACGGCAACCGGGAAGATCCAGAAGTACGAGCTACGCGAGCGCGAGTGGGACGAGGAGGACCGGATGGTCGGGGAAGGGTAGCTGAAACAGCGGAAAAGACCGATCGCCCGACTTGGCCGTTGCCGGTTCAGTTCTCGCTGAGCAGGCTCTCGACGAGTTCCTCGGGGTCGAAGAGAGTGAGGTCGTCGTATCCCTGTCCAGTACCGAGAAACAGGATCGGCTTTCCGGTTACATACGCCACGGAGATCGCGGCCCCGCCGGAGGAATCGGCGTCGGCCTTCGTCAGAACCGCGCCGTCGATCTCGGCGGCGTCGTTGAACTCCTTCGCGCGGTTCACTGCGTCTTGACCCGCAACCGCCTCGTCGACGAACAGTGTCATATCCGGTGCGACAACGCGGTCGATCTTCTCGAGCTGGGCCATCAGGTCGTCGCTCGTGTGGAGCCGACCCGCGGTGTCGCCGAGGACGACATCGATGTCGTTCGCCTCGGCGTACTCGACGCCGTCGTAGATCACGGCGGCGGGGTCGCCGCCTTGGTCGTGGGAGATGAGCTCCCGGTCGAGTCGGTCGGCGTGCTCCTGGATCTGTTCGTTCGCACCCGCCCGGTAGGTGTCGCCGTTCGCCATCACTGACGAGTAGCCGCGGTCGGCGAGCCACTCCGAGAGCTTCGCGATGCTCGTCGTCTTTCCGACGCCGTTGACGCCGGTGAAGACGATGGTGACGGGTTTGTCGGCCTCTGCGATCCGCTCTTCGAAGTCGAACTGTCCGACGGCGATCACGTCGAGAAGGGCGTCGTGAAGCGCCGATTCGACGAGTTCGCCGGTCGTCTCGACCTGTTTGCGGGACTCACCGAGCATCTTCTCGCGGACGGTATCGAGGATGCGCTCGGCGACGCTCATCTCCACGTCGCTCTCTAAGAGGGCCATCTCCAGGTCCCACAGCGGCTCCTCTAGGTCTTCCTCCTCGATAATGATGCGCCCGGTCGCGAACGCCTTCGCACGCTGGAAGGTGCTCGGGTCGTTGTCGTCGGCGTCCGCATCGTCGTCGTCGGCTGCCGAGTCGACTTCAGTCGGCGATTCGGCGGCCGACGCGTCGCTCTCAGCGGCCGGAGCGTCCTCGGAGGACTCGGCGGCGGGGCTCTCGCCCGTCTCTGCCTCGTCCTGCTCCGCGGGCTCCTCGACTTCGGCGTTCTCCTCGACGTCTTTCCGGAACCCGGAGAGCTTGTCTTTCAGTCCGTCGAACACGGTCGGTCGTTACTCCTCGTCGCCCTGGCTCTGCTGCATCTGCTGCATCTGCTGTTGCTGCATCTGCTGTTGCATCTGCTGGGCCTGCTGTTCGAGCTCCTGACTCTCGGACTCGAGCTCGTCAACCTCTTCCTGCGTCTCCTCGATGCGGTCGTCGAGCGCGTCGCGCTTGCGACCGAGCACGTCGATGGCGTCCTCCTCGCTCTGCTCGGCGGAGTAGTTGCCACCGAGTGAGACGATAATCTCGTCGATATCCTGGACCTCGGCGCGCACGTAGGCGCCGCCGCCGAGCGGGACCTGCACCGTCGAGCCCGAGTCGAGGGTCTCGATGGCCTCGATCGCGTCGTCGATGTCAGACTGCTCCTCGCGGTGGTCGTCGATCTCGACTTCGAGCGCCTCGATCTCCTCGTCGAGCGCCTGCAGCTCTTGGGAGAGCTGCTGGAGCTGCTGTTGCCCACCGCCCATCATGCTGCGGACACCTCCTTGATCTCGATCTGGGGGCGCTTCCGGTTGTGCTGGCTCCCGACCGTGGTGTAGATACGCTCGCGGGCGAGGTCCTCGTTCTCCGCCTCAACGTCTTTGGTGAACGGCTGGAAGCCGTCTCGACTCTGGAACTGTCCAGTCACCGTGTAGGTACTCATGTTCTCCGATCCGGCAGGGAGAGGGAAGTATCTTCCTAAAAAGCGGGACGCGACCGATCAGGCTAAAGGGCGACGGAACGCCACAGGCGACCGAATTTCCGGTCGAAATCCGTCGCGACTAGGCACCGGAATCCGTCACCACCGAACACACAGTCAGCTGGCGAGGTCGACCCGCCGGAACCGGAAGGCCGCGAGGAGTACGAGCGCAAGCGTCGCCGTGAACAGGACGGCTGCACCGGCGGTGTCGTACTCGGCGTTCACGAGCAGTGCGGAGGGGTCGTAGTGAGCGGTCGGGCTGATCGACCCCACCCGAGCGTACTCGCTGCTGGCCGCGAGCGAATCAAACATGAACAGCGCGAACAAGCCGCCGAGCGCGACCCGTTGGGCGACGCCCGCCCGTGAGATGAGCGTCGTGACCGATCAGGGTGGCCCCGCCGCTCGTCGGCGACAGGAACCCGAGGAGGGTGCGGATCGCGATCGTCTTTCCGGCGCCGTTCGGCCCGAAGAAGCCGAACACCTCGCCATCCTCGACGGCAAACGACACGTCTTCGATCCCGCGAACGTCGCCGTAGTACTTCGTCAGGGACCGACATTCGATGGCGGGCATACTGCCCGCAACTCGGCATTGAGGCTTAAAAAATGGGCAGAATCGCCGGACTGAGCGCGATTCGCCGGGGTGCGGAGGTGTTTCGACCGGATGCGCTTCGGCCTCAGTCGATGAAGCCGAGCGTCTCCTCGATCCGACCCAGTTCGGGACCGGTGGTGTCCTCGCCGACGACGTATCCTTCGTCGGTGGCGATAAGCCCGGAGCCGATGAGCGGCGCGCCGTAGTTGATCGTCCCGAGATCGGCGCGCACGTCGAGCGCCTCCTCGACCGCTTGGAGCTCCGATTCGGTCGATTTGGGGTGACAGAGCACGCCCGTGTTGTTGGCGACCGCAGCGGTGCCGACCGTCCGCACGTCGCCGAGATCGCCACGGACCACGGGGACGCCGAGGGTCTCTCTGATCGTCACGATCGACTCGCGCGGGAGGTCCGGGTGGACGTACGCACCGTAGTCGTTCGCGAGGACGACGTTCCCGGCCGCGTTGATCTCGCCGGGAAGCTCGCCCACCTCGCAGTCAGCGGCCTCGGCGATCCGCGACTGCTCTCGCTCGGTGGCCCGCGCGGAGACGAGAACTCCGTTCTCGTTGCCCGTCGCGAGGGATCCGACGGTGTTGGCGCCGCCAACGGTCGTGAGGAGGGGCTCCGCGCCCAGTTCCTCGCCGAGTGCGTCGGCGAGCTCCTCGTCGACGTCCGGCCGAACCAACAGGAGGTCGTCGATCGCGCGGGCGAACACGCCCACGTACGACGAGCCGGTGAAGGTCGCCCGTAACACGCTACTCGGCGTACTCGGCTTCGACGACGGGCTCGCCGTCCTCGACGAACCGGGCCGCGCGGACGCGGACCTTGCTCGGGGGGTTCTGGCGACCGTTCGCCCAGACGGCCTCGTTGACCGTGGTGTCGAGAACGACCTCCGCCTCGTCGACGGAGAAGTGCTGTGCGAGGTGTTCGCGGACGATCTTCATCGCGAAGTCGGCGCGCTCCTGAATCGGCTTGTCGTTGGCGTCGCGGAGCGGGACGGTGACGACGCGCTCCTCGAAATCACTCGTGCTCATTTACTCGTCCAGGTCGTTCCGGCGCCAGTTGCGCCGCTTGGGGTTTCGCGTCACGTTCATGTCCGTCTTCATCATGACCCACGCGGGGACGCGGGTGTTCTGGCGTTCCGCCTTCGCCAGACGCTTTTTTTGAGCCTTCGACTTGTCTCCCATAGTGGCGCACACTTTCCACGGGGCGCATAAAACCCCTTCCATACCGCGTCGATCGGTGAGATCGAACACCCTGCGATGCACCGCGTCTCGGCAGGATCAGAAGGTCCGCTCGGCGAGGCCGCGGTAGATCCGGTAGCAACGCTCTAGCACGTCGACCCCGACGCTTTCGGTGTCGGTGTGCGCCTCGCCGGGCTCAGAGGCCCCGCAGACGAGGCAGTCGGTGCCGGCCTCGGCGAGCCAGCCCGCGTCGGTCGCGTGGGGCTTAATCACGTGTTCGGGCGCGTCGAGCCCCAGTTGGTCGTGGACCTCGCGCGCCGCCGCGAGCACGGCGTCGGCGAAGGCGTCGTCGCCGCAGGCCATCGGCGGAAGGTCTTGGTCGACCTCCCACTCGACGCCGTCGACCGCGTCGGCGGCGCGGCCGATGTCGGCGCGATCGCCCGGGACCGTCCGCTCGTCGATCGTCACCTCGCATCGCTCCGGGATCACGTTCCACGTCTCGCCGCCGTGGACCATCGTTACCGCGAGTGACCCGGAGACGGTCTCACCGAAGACGGTCGACTCCGGGGCGTCGAGCTCCCGAACCACATCGATGGCGTCACTTGCGCGGTAGATCGCGTTTTCGCCGTCCTCGGGCTCTGAGGCGTGCGCCGCGGTCCCGCTCGCGACCAGCGTCGAAGCGCGCCGCCCCTTGTGCGCGACGACCACGTCGGTGACGCCCGGCGTCGAGTAGTCCGTCGACCCCTCGGCGACGACTGCGCGCTCGGGGGCGAACCCGTTGTCGATCGCGTGGCGCGCGCCGGTCCCGCCGACCTCCTCGCCGGTGAACGAGGCGAACGCCAGCTCGCGACCCGCCGGCGGCTCGGCGTCTCGGAACGCGAGCATGCAGGCCGCCACCGCGCCCTTCATGTCCGCCGTCCCGCGGCCGTAGATCCGGCCGTCGCGGCGCTCGACGACGTATCCACCCGCGTTGCCCTCACCGGTCGTCTGGCGGTCAGCCGGCGGGACCACGTCGTGGTGGCCGACGAACGCGAGGGTGTCGGCGTCGTAGTCGTTCGTCTCACCTTTATAAGCGAGCACGCTGCCGGCGTCGTCGCGCTCGACCCGCGCGTCGGTCTCCGTGCGGAGCCACTCCTCGATCGCGTCGCCGGCGGCGGTCTCGTCCTCGTGCGACGGGATCGCGACCAGCTTCTCCGTCAGATCCGCGAGTTCGTCCATAGAGCGGTGTGGGTGCTCGGCAGCTTAAAAACTGAGTCTGGTGAGTGTACTTATAAATAGTACGTGCGGTGGCGTCGCCGGCGGCTTTGCCGCCGGCTGCAAGCGAGAGCTTCGCTCTCGCCCTGTGCGCCCCGGTTCGCGGCCAAACAGGCCGCGAACCGACGGTGCGAGGGAGTCGATCGTCCGGAGCAACGCGGAGGACGACCGACGAGGCTGGGGAGGCGTGAGGTGCTGTGCGGTCGCGGTCGGGTGGGACTCAAAGGGGCAGCCGGGGAGGCGGGCGCAGGCTCGTTGCGCGCTTCAGTCGCTCGCTGCGCTCGCTCCTTCCAGTGCTTACGTCGCCTGCGCCCGCCTCACCGGCTGGGGCTTTGGAGGTGTCTGCCGAGCAGCAGTCGACCACTCATAAACAAGAACTCGCTCAATAGACTACTTCTCCCACATAAGCGCGCGTGATTAATACGTCTCCGAGCCCTTCGAGCGAGTATGTCCAATCAGCTCGAAACCGCGACGCTCGGCGGCGGGTGCTTCTGGTGTACCGAGGCGGCGCTCGAACAGCTCGCCGGCGTCGAGTCGGTCACGTCCGGCTACGCCGGGGGCCACGTCGAGAATCCGACTTATAAAGGAGTCTGCTCCGGGAACACCGGCCACGCCGAGGTCGTCCAAGTGGAGTTCGATCCCGACGTGATCGCCTACGACAAGATTCTGGAAGCCTTCTTCGAGGTCCACGATCCGACGCAGCTCAACCGACAGGGCCCGGACGTTGGGTCCCAGTACCGCTCGATCGTCCTCACCCACGACGAGGAACAGCGCGAGGTCGCCGAGGCGTACGTCGAGGCGCTCGACGAGGAGTACGACGACGACGTGGTGACCGAGATCGAGCCGCTGGAGACGTTCTACCGCGCCGAGGAGCATCACCAGGACTACTTCGCGAAGAACCCCGACGACGCCTACTGCACCTTCCACGCGAAGCCGAAGATGGAGAAGGTCCGCGAGAAGTTCGAGGCGAAGGTCGCGAAGTAGGGCGTTTGCGCTGCTGTGAGATCCCCGGATCCTCGATCTCGCTTATAAATAGTTGATTCCGGATCGACGGTGAACACCGCCAAAGCCCCAGCCGCTCGACGATACGTGAGCGGTGACTCCTCGGTGAACACCGCCAAAGCCCCGGCCACGAGGACTCGCGGGACCCTTGCTGCGCTCCTCGCTCGCAGGCACGCGCCACCGCCTGGCTGCGGTCGCGATCACGTCGGCTATTTATAAGCAATCACCACCCGATTCGCCCCGGTCCCGACCGCGTTTGTCCGGCAACCCTGCGGTCGAACGGTAGACCTTTGCCGTCCCCGGTGTGAGCGGGCGTATGGTCTCGCTGGGACTGGTGGTGGCGCGGTTCAACGACTCCGTCACGGAGCCGATGGCCGAGGCCGCCCGCGAGGCGGCCACCGACCGCGACGCCGTCATCGTCGACGAAGTGAGCGTGCCGGGAGCGTACGACAGCCCGCTGGCCGCCGACCGGCTCGCGCGCCGAGACGACGTCGACGCCGTCGCGGTGGTCGGCGCCATCGTCACCGGCGACACCGACCACGACCACGTGATCGCGAGCGCGACCGCCGACAAGCTCACGCAGGTGAGCCTCGACCGCGACACCCCCGTCACGTTCGGCGTGAGCGGCCCGGGGATGTCCGGCGCGGAGGCGCGCGAGCGGATCGACAAGGGCGCGGACGCGGCAGAGGCCGCGATCGACCTCGCGGACGAACTCGACTGACGGAGCCGAGACGACCACACCACACCACAATGAGCGACGCATACGACTTTTCAGAGCGGATCGGACGCGTAGAACCCAGCGCCACGCTGGCGATATCGAACCT encodes:
- a CDS encoding M20 family metallopeptidase translates to MDELADLTEKLVAIPSHEDETAAGDAIEEWLRTETDARVERDDAGSVLAYKGETNDYDADTLAFVGHHDVVPPADRQTTGEGNAGGYVVERRDGRIYGRGTADMKGAVAACMLAFRDAEPPAGRELAFASFTGEEVGGTGARHAIDNGFAPERAVVAEGSTDYSTPGVTDVVVAHKGRRASTLVASGTAAHASEPEDGENAIYRASDAIDVVRELDAPESTVFGETVSGSLAVTMVHGGETWNVIPERCEVTIDERTVPGDRADIGRAADAVDGVEWEVDQDLPPMACGDDAFADAVLAAAREVHDQLGLDAPEHVIKPHATDAGWLAEAGTDCLVCGASEPGEAHTDTESVGVDVLERCYRIYRGLAERTF
- a CDS encoding long-chain-fatty-acid--CoA ligase; the encoded protein is MRKPLLTTDFLDRARRHYADEEAVLATDGTRYTYAELGERADRFSAVLQECGIEKGDRVAVLDPNTHYHLEAAYGAMQIGAVHTPLNYRLTPDDFSYMLSDAGVDAIYADAEYAANVEAIREEVPTETFLTNDADAIEGDWESFDEALADANPDAYERPEMDEDDVITINYTSGTTGDPKGVCRTHRAETLHAYLITIHQEITDDDVYLWTLPMFHVNGWGHIYAITGMGARHICTRGVDVEAVFDRIRAEDVSYFCAAPTVLNMLGDHYADHGGATTGDNDVRAATAGAAPPEATIRTVEEEFGWDLKHVYGATETGPLVTTSDAKRHFDADSDDRFAVKKTQGIGYLGTDVRVVDENGEDVAPDGETIGEIVVRGNQVMDRYWNKPDATEEAFSERLEGYYHMGDLAVVDEDGFVSIQDRKKDIIISGGENISSIELEDTLFEHDVVSDVAVIPAPDERWGETPKAFVVPESGDPDDAGATPEELKAFVRERVADYKTPGEVEFVAELPTTATGKIQKYELREREWDEEDRMVGEG
- a CDS encoding 50S ribosomal protein L31e, encoding MSTSDFEERVVTVPLRDANDKPIQERADFAMKIVREHLAQHFSVDEAEVVLDTTVNEAVWANGRQNPPSKVRVRAARFVEDGEPVVEAEYAE
- the pfdA gene encoding prefoldin subunit alpha, which gives rise to MGGGQQQLQQLSQELQALDEEIEALEVEIDDHREEQSDIDDAIEAIETLDSGSTVQVPLGGGAYVRAEVQDIDEIIVSLGGNYSAEQSEEDAIDVLGRKRDALDDRIEETQEEVDELESESQELEQQAQQMQQQMQQQQMQQMQQSQGDEE
- the msrA gene encoding peptide-methionine (S)-S-oxide reductase MsrA, coding for MSNQLETATLGGGCFWCTEAALEQLAGVESVTSGYAGGHVENPTYKGVCSGNTGHAEVVQVEFDPDVIAYDKILEAFFEVHDPTQLNRQGPDVGSQYRSIVLTHDEEQREVAEAYVEALDEEYDDDVVTEIEPLETFYRAEEHHQDYFAKNPDDAYCTFHAKPKMEKVREKFEAKVAK
- the ribH gene encoding 6,7-dimethyl-8-ribityllumazine synthase — translated: MVSLGLVVARFNDSVTEPMAEAAREAATDRDAVIVDEVSVPGAYDSPLAADRLARRDDVDAVAVVGAIVTGDTDHDHVIASATADKLTQVSLDRDTPVTFGVSGPGMSGAEARERIDKGADAAEAAIDLADELD
- the ftsY gene encoding signal recognition particle-docking protein FtsY, with product MFDGLKDKLSGFRKDVEENAEVEEPAEQDEAETGESPAAESSEDAPAAESDASAAESPTEVDSAADDDDADADDNDPSTFQRAKAFATGRIIIEEEDLEEPLWDLEMALLESDVEMSVAERILDTVREKMLGESRKQVETTGELVESALHDALLDVIAVGQFDFEERIAEADKPVTIVFTGVNGVGKTTSIAKLSEWLADRGYSSVMANGDTYRAGANEQIQEHADRLDRELISHDQGGDPAAVIYDGVEYAEANDIDVVLGDTAGRLHTSDDLMAQLEKIDRVVAPDMTLFVDEAVAGQDAVNRAKEFNDAAEIDGAVLTKADADSSGGAAISVAYVTGKPILFLGTGQGYDDLTLFDPEELVESLLSEN
- the rpl18a gene encoding 50S ribosomal protein L18Ae → MSTYTVTGQFQSRDGFQPFTKDVEAENEDLARERIYTTVGSQHNRKRPQIEIKEVSAA
- a CDS encoding translation initiation factor IF-6; translated protein: MLRATFTGSSYVGVFARAIDDLLLVRPDVDEELADALGEELGAEPLLTTVGGANTVGSLATGNENGVLVSARATEREQSRIAEAADCEVGELPGEINAAGNVVLANDYGAYVHPDLPRESIVTIRETLGVPVVRGDLGDVRTVGTAAVANNTGVLCHPKSTESELQAVEEALDVRADLGTINYGAPLIGSGLIATDEGYVVGEDTTGPELGRIEETLGFID
- a CDS encoding 50S ribosomal protein L39e, encoding MGDKSKAQKKRLAKAERQNTRVPAWVMMKTDMNVTRNPKRRNWRRNDLDE